ctgcttcactcttacaaaaataaaaacaagaagatACAGGATACATTTCCATCCAATGCAAAATCCTGAAATGAATCTGCTGTAATAGCATGTGTGTTAGAGAAAAGACTCAAAAGTGTTCAAAAAGCCTAAATGAAGCTTGTCTCAAACACTTGTAGAAGAGCATCAATAGATGAATGATGACTTCAACAGCggctaaaacagaaaaacagttggaaagtatttttaaaaacgagccaaaacacaaacgacatgtggaataaaatatttttctagCTTTGTGGTCGGGCTTATTCTGCACAAACATAGTTTCAGGTACTATGTTTCCCTTTAAGTCTCATCCATGCATTTCCATTTGAGTGtcccaaacagctgaaaactcCAGATAAAGACATTGATGTGAAGCTAGCTTTGAAATGAAGTTGATAAAATGAAGTTTTGTTGTTTCttaaaacatttgaagattacattttcctcaaaaaataatatttctacAAAATATAGACATGggtacaacaaaaacaatatgacttaaagttatatttaaaatacacaatCTGTTGTTCAGAGAAGTCCAGAAAAAGAACCAAAAACCAAGCCATAGTGGGCTTTAATGCTTTAACGCGTGTGGAAAAAAACAGGCTAAATTTGATAAGCAGGGATTAAACTGAAGTGTAAAATGTGAAGTCAGGTCCCTGAAGATTAGACCCAGTTTTCTTCTGCTGTCCCCCCGCTTCCCTCAGTGCTGACAGGAGGATAAACACTGGCAGATCGACTTTCAGGTTAATGCCTTGTAGTGGTGTCATCTTTCAGCATGCCACATCACCACGCCATACATCACCGTACGCCAATGCAGCAGAGCGAGCACACGTCCAGACGGAAAACTACTCTTTCAAACTTTGAAATCCTAAAAATATGTCAAGTAATTACATGTAACTCCACACAAACATTAACTACAGAGTGAGGAAATCACTCAAATTCTCCACTGTCAACATTCGATATAATGGTGACTTCCAAAAGACGTAAAACCTCCAAGAACCTTTTATGGTCACTACAAACTTATCAAACTGACACCATCTTTAAATAGTTGGCCAGGCGCCAACAACATCCTCCCATCAATGACAGCAAATATCAAATATTCTCCTCTGAGATCAAAGCTTCAACCTTCCACAGAGACATTTACGTCTGCACTCCCAAGACGAGACAAATCATCTACAGCTGCAACCAACCAAAATGTGATCAACtaaaataaaagaggaaaagagagaaatcTTACTTTAACCAGGCCGAGCTGTTAGAGTCACggagacacagacagagtcGCAGGCAGACCAAGTGTTAAGAAGGTATATATTGCAATCTCCATGGCCTTCTAAATCCTGCACTTTCTCGTTATGGAAGTGGATTACTGGTCAAACCAATGAGCTGGCAAGGTCATGAAATACAGTACACTGTCATCTGCCCCCTTCCACGGCTTGCCTCATTATAAATAACCCGCCCTTTAACATTGTAATCTGTATTATCTTGAGCCATCAAGTCTCTGACAGGCAGAATTCAAGGAAGAAATGAAACCACAGAGATATTTTATGAATCCCACTTAACACTTATATAAATACTTTGCTGACAAATGATGAGTTGAGATAgagcaggaaaacacacactgcTAACTTTAACTCGTTGGCTATggagaagctttttttttttcattttaatatttgaaaacaggaggaagaggaactCACAGTGTGCTGCTGCAGAGATGAGCTTTGGAGGTGACTTGGTTAAATAAGAGAACGTTAGCATCctataaaacattaataaacaGTGTAACTCACATTTTAGATTATTTTAAACCTGGGATAAAATGTGGTGATAATTTAAAAAGAACTAAAACAACTTTAGAAAAACATTTGATAAAGAACACTTACCTGTGACGTGTCCCTGAGTGAAGACAGTCGAACACCCTTTTTCTACTGATGGCCCAAAGAGTGCGACCACAATTAAAAAGTTGTCATATTTTCAAAGAAAATTCAAAATTAGTTTCAAAATTTCAAAGAAGTTTCTCAGaacttagattttttttttaaatacttgcaTTGCCCGTGCTCTTAAAGGTGAGAGCGGCTGTTTTAATTCCATGCAGGTAAAGAGGACTCATCAAAAAGTCTTTAAAGGATGATCGAAATACACCAAGTCTAATAAGCTCTTTGAAAAGGAGCACCAGGAAATAAGAGGAGGCAAGGGGAGAGACAAGaatatggacacacacacagaggaaagaaaacaaaggaagGAACGGACTCAGAAAGAAAGtcgttaccaaaataaaactgggAGCAAAAGTGAAGGAGAAGGCCACTAACAAACCGGCACAGATGACGGCAAGGAAACACAGTAGACATCAGGAAATTTTGATATTATATCAAAACCAAAATGTAAACACTAAGCAAGAAACCATGAAGCTTGTATTCTTTCATTTACTCAAAAAAGCTTCTGCCCAAAATGCTGACTTTAACATATTAGGCAGCATGAAGACTCCAGCAATActtgaacaacaacaacaactttattCGCAGACCAACACGTCTCGGCTTCATCAGGGACAGAAATTATCAGATTTAATGGATTCTGCTCAACTGAAATGTATTAATTGGTATCATTCATTTAATAACAATCCAaattctcagccggaaaagggtggagtgcccactccgggtcggggatgagttcctgccccaagtggaggagttcaagtatctcggggtcttgttcgcgagtgatgggagaagggagccggagatcgacagacggattggggctgcagctgcagtaatgcggacgctgcaccggtccgtcgtggtgaagagggagctgagtgtaaaagcgaagctctcaatttaccggtcgatctacgtccctaccctcacctatggccacgagctgtgggtagtgaccgaaagaacgagatcgcggatacaagcggcagaaatgagcttcctccgaagggtggctggcctctcccttagagatagggtgagaagttcggccatccgggaggggctcagagtagagccgctgctgctccacatcgaaaggagccagctgaggtggttcgggcatctgacaaggatgccccctgggcgcctcctgggtgaggtgttccaggcatgtcccactgagaggaggccccggggcagacccaggacacgctggagagattatatctctcggctggcctgggaacgccttggtattcccccggataagctggaggaggtggctggggagagggaggtctgggcctctttgcttaggctgctgcccccgcgacccggccccggacaaagcggatgaagatggatggatggatggacaatccaaatttctttaaagattatgcatttgaataaataaacctttaatTTTATATATCATTTTACTTCCAATTGAGACTCAAATGTCTTTCtcgagacatttttttttatttctgagcATGATCCAAAACaactttaaatttaatgttcATGTGAATGATCAGCAGTTAAAATGTTCATctctttaatagtttttttctcCCGGGAATTATACTTCTGCTTTCTTATATTATACTTTTACATGAGCCCAAAagcaagattttttttcatagtatatttaaataataaattttatgaAGCTTTGTAAACCATATGGTTGTAATATTCCGAGTTAAACAcgagtatttcagaaacgtTGTTGACACAGAAAGAATAACAACTAAAAGACGAGCCTGGTATCAGAATGTAGGTAAAAAGCAGAACTTTCATATCATTTAGCTTCTTCTGAGAAACCAGAATCCTCCATGCTCATAGGAACCTTGAAAGTTATAGATTTGTGGAGTTATCTCCAATCATGTTTTCAATGAGAAAACTGATCAAACATCCAGGGTACCAATATGTTATATACTGTGATACTGGTGCTCAGATTTCTTCAtaggcaaaaaacaaataagataAAACTAAAGCTAAAAATAGTTCTGAGGAAAACTAAGAGTTTAGCTTTAGATTGTGACGCTTGTAGTCAGTGTAAAATTGCTGTTTGTAGCAgagcttaaatgtgttttgtagCCTTAAAAATCACACATACAAGCTTCAGCCCATCCCTATAAATGTGTATGATTATGAAGGATGAGGATCAAACTTTGTGTGACTTCATTAAACTTCCAAATTGTAGAAATAACAATCAGCTCATCAGATGAAAACTGGGATCAcaaataaatctttaaaaaatgacatattGGTTTATTGGTCTATATTTGCAATTTGTGGAACTTTTCTCACTCAGGATTCTTCGACTGAACTTTTATTGACAAAAGATCCAACCATCATTATAACTGTTGGATGGTGCAAACCACTACGAAAAGTTCTGCTGTTCCCAAAGCAAACAGGGAGGTCAAACACATACAAAGATATTCTGCTTTTTCTTAAACAGTCATCTTTTCTATCAAACTGTGAAACCTGTGGGAAAGATTCAATTCCAAGGTGATTTGTATGAAGTCTTGGTGTCACCTCTGTCTGTCACCAAAAGTCAAAGAGCCATCGAAGATGAATTTAGAGTTTTAGTTAATCTGCCTGACACCATTAGATCCTTTGGGCCTCATAAAGCAAAAACAGCCACAAACACGACTCAGTCCGGAACTCTGAACCGGATTAGAGCTGCTGCTTTTTAACATTCCCGCAAGCTAAAGAGAAACCACAAAAAGatctttttttaagaaaaaataaaggacaTGTGTCGTTTCATTTTCCCTTCACTCCTATTTATTGAAAACTATCCCAACCTCCACTTCGGTATGTCAGCACAGCCCCGAAATGCATATTCTTAAGACCAAATAGTCAGCTAACTGACCACAGGTTAAAGAATATTTAAGAAATGTTCTCAAAAACAATCATCGTGATGCTGAAAAGTCATTGTTcaactataataataataataataatgcaaagATTAAAGTATTATGTCTATGATATCATACAGAGGGGAAAAGTATAAAAAACTGCATGAAGTTAAGTGTTTCGAGCAGTCGGCAGCCTGAGAGTTTGGTTGACAGGGATTACTGAGTATGTGCAGTGATCCCTGTCAGCCAAACGCTCATTATTACAAACTTTGGATATTTTTAATTTGGGTATCCAAATTAAAAAtatccaaattaaaaaaacaccaaaactcACTGTTGTTTTGGAACACAGTTAAACACACACTATGTCCATAAGCATGAGCCATCACAGCGCAGTTATCATTTAGAGGTTATTTTTTTAGACTGTGGCTGTCTCTACTGTCATAGTTTGGTTTCTATTAGTGTAAACCAGAAATGCTTCAACCTGGTTGGCATTACCATAAGTAAAGACAGCACATCTTCTTCAGCAGGAATTGTTTGTTTATTcagtaaaaatgtttacagGATCAAAAATGGTTGTCTGCTTTCTAATCGTCACATTAAGCCCGTCAGTGACAAACAGAAACTAAAAATACTCTTAAGCATTGTTTAGGCCTCAGCCTCAAACATCTTCTTCCTCCCATCCATGCCGGATTTGTCTTCAATGTTTTTGCGCCAGTCGCCGACATCACGGAGCTCTTTGTCCTAAAACACAACCAAAAAAGAGAGCCAGGTTAGGTGCTTTAATTAAACAGTGTCAGAGAATAATCTCAGCCTCATACACCAAGTTAGAGTCTAATATGACTCTAACTTAAATAGCAACGACATTAAATGTCGTTGCTATTTAATGAAATTTGATTAAATGTTGTATAAGtgacaaaatgttagaaatctaaaaaatatagcatCAAATGATAAATGCACATTGATAAATATTACTGGCTGCTGCTTTTgagacaacaacaaacacatttaTAAAATATGCATCCAACCAGGTCCTCACCTCGTCCTTCACCTCCTTCTTGACCTGCTTCAGGTTGGCTCTCAGGTCCAGGTTAACTGTGTGTTTGGAGCCTAGCAGAGCTTTCAGCATGGCGTCTGCAGACATGCGTACTTTTTTCAGCACGGGCTTCTTAAACTTGCCCATCAGGTCCTGGACTTTAATCTTCAGGTCATCGATCTGGAAAAGAAGATTACAGAGACCATGATGAAAGTTCTTCAGCATGGAATTTGATCCAAAGCACTGGATAttccagttttatttaatcATCAGAACATTAAAGTGTCGGGTGAAAAAAAGTAGAAGGTTTGCCATCTGGGCAGCGGTGCTGTGTTTTACATAATTTTATTCACACTCCCTAAATCTGACATGACATCCTTCTGCTGATGGAAGACTTCACCATCAACCGATACCTTAGTTTAAATGTTCAAGCAAAGCACAGCCCGAGCTTCTGATGATGGACGCACGGCAGGTTCCGCAGGGTTATATTCTACCTCTTTGTTGGCTTTGTTGACTTTCATCTCCAGGTCGTATCGCTCCTCATCGATCCCGTCGATCTTGCGGTGGATCTCCTTGCACAGATCCTGAGCACAGATGCAAAAGCCATTGTTACACATGCACTGCAACTATGAACTTTTCCAGACGTTACCCAACAGAGATGCATATTAGAACGCAAATGCTGGACATGAAATGGTCATTAACGAGCCAGGTCGCTAGTCTGTGTGACATCCTCAGCACAAGTGTTGGTGTTCTTTTGTGACGTGCCTGCAGCTCCTGCATGGTCCTGGGCATGGACACAGGAGGACAGGTCTCAGCTATGTACCTCCTCTTTGCctcctctcgctctctttcttcctcctccAGTATACCTTTAGCGATGGACAGCATCAAACTCTTCAAAAAAAATAACGTACATGTCACATCGCGTGTACATGCAGATTGCAAATAGTTCCGATTGCAAAAGAGCTTTTACCTTCAGCTGATGCTTACGACTTGATGACACTTTTTTCCTAAAAGAAAATCAATCCGTTTGTCATAAGCAAACTTCAAAATTCAAAATCAGCTTAGATAaatcgtttgttttttttacttcaaaATGTTTAAGAACTTTTTCAGACTTGTGTAAAAACAAGACAGAAGTACTCACCCCGACATCTTGGTGTTTGTTTGGGTTCAAAACCCTGCAGAAAAACATTAGGGGGAAGGGGAAAGAATGGTTAATTATTAGGAAATAACTGTGAAGTCATGGGCTAACAGAAAGATTGGGAAGGAAGGCAGGTTAAAGTGGGGTCAGACTGAGAAACAGTTCAAGAATGCTTCTATTGAAAAGAATAACTCCACTTAGGAGAAACACGACACCGACTTGAGGATCAGCGGTACTCCTCGAGGAAAAACCTCTAGGCTAAATTAGGATCAGGATTTTGGGTCTGTTGTCCCCCCCTGGGTTCCCTTGTCTGTCTTCTTGAAGATTATTAAGAAAAACTTGATACCTCCTGTGTTGGTGCAAACATCTCAGACATGACTAAGTCATGAAATGCCTTCTCTGAAAATAGAGACTGAGCAGAACAATCCAGATCAACAATCGCTGCACCCAGACTGAGAGGAGGGAAATAAGGACCCTGCCATTTTTAACCAAGAAGAATCAAGAATCTTCCTTAGATACTCAGTACTCAACTAGCAATAAATGTTTAGCGCAAATGTGGTCCACAATCTGTAGTTTCTCTGGGCCACATTCAGCCCTGATTGATGGTACAGACTAAGGGTGAGTCCAACTGGCTTAACTTAGGTGTACCTTATATGGCATAGATGGCAAGCTCGTTTGTGGCATTTGGACCACATGTGGTCCACACAATAATTGCAAAACCTTTCTTGCCCCCAGCTCTTGATTTTTGGGCTACCAACAGCACACACTACATTTGCTCTAAATAGTATCAGGCCTACATCGTGACTTTTGGTCCAGGTTGGACCAACAAGACATTCCTGCAAATGACAAAATTAACCCAGATTCAGCCCAGAATACAGAATCGTAGCATCACTTTGCATAAATCTGCAGTTTGaacctttcttctttttttaatctcatccaAGCTTTCTAGCATTCAAAGTATTAAAACAGAATCCaataaaaagcttaatatttctatggaataacacacacacacacatcatcatcatcatcatcatcatcatcatcagttaaAAGATGCGGATCTCAAGATGGtctcaagaaaaaaacaataaatttaaagttattttgatGCCTTCAAACTCCCACCATTTCTCAACAACACTCAACTTTTTAGAACTCGCAAACTCCAAACATCAGAAATTTAAACCATGAGAAGAAAAAAGTACTGATGATACAAAAGGGAGAGCACATGTTTGAAGTGACTTTAAGCTTTTCTTTTGCGATAATGACACAACGTACCACAAAACAACCACTGAAGGATCACAGAGAGTTGAAAATGTAACGCATTTCTAATTACTCGCAAGGCAGAACACCATCGGTGCACTTCTTCTGTGCAGCTGTCGCACTTTGGTTGGACTTGTGACAGCTACAGGTGCTGAAGCTCTCAGAGTGTTTACAGGTGACTCAGTCCCACTGagtttagattagattagattagatagaactttattaatccctcgggtgggttcctctgggaaattcgatttccaaaaaagcacagcacagcacagacaGAAGAGTTTTGTTCTTTCTACAAATACAAAACGGATGACATTTCACTGCGTTCAATTATGTTTTGGATGCTGATGTTTCCATGTATTGGAGCTTATCTGTATAAAACATGGAGCTGATTGCATTAGACCAGATAAATGTGACACACGACCTCTGTGATGACACGGCGAGAAACACTGGGACTATCACTTTCCAAACGCGAGAGTCCATTTGCACCAGCACACCTCATCACACTGCACTTCACACCTAGAGCGCTGACAGCGccacccccaaaacaaaccaTACTGGCATTAAAAAGCTTCTCATCaccatcgtcatcatcatcatcctgcaGTGACACTTTCTAATGAGCTCGTTTCTTCTCACCACATCACAAGTTTAGCTTTAGCTTTTACCAAAACCTCAAAAAAAGATCCCTTCAATGAACTGCAACAGAACGAGATCTGTCCAAAAGGTAGTCTAAGAGATTTCTCACCTTTTGGCTGATGAGGAAAACAGAAATGACCAACCGATTTGGGAAGCAGCCTCGTTCCTGGTGCTATAAGTTGGTATATATACTGCATTCCCAAAAGGCAAAGGGAACCCCATCTTTCTCTTTATGGAAGGCAACTTTTTCACTGACCAATGGGATGCAGCACCTGAAATATTATATCTGACCTCCCCTCCTCACCCCCTGAGAATCTCCCCGCCCTATCTCGTCATTATAAATAACCCCTTCTGCCCAGATTGCTTTGCTTATTGAATTATTCTCTTCCTACCCCCAAAAAGGAAGTCGCTCCTGTACTGAGTAGAAACGCAGAAGTTGCAAATCAAACAGCATATGGTATATTTACAGGGTCGAGGGGTTTTAGGCAGTTTTAGGCAGTTTTTCAGGAGATCACGGAGCAGGAGTGATGAAAGTTAAGGAGACAGCAGGTGGGAGGGCAGAGCAATGTTGTCAAGACCCTGGCTGAAGGATACAATTAAGAAGCTGTTAACAGAAGGTGGCCAAGCACTTTCTACATTTCAGtgcaggaggggaaaaaaacagagcgGGAATTCCccactgtttcctgtttttcctcttAATAAGGCAATagatgagaaataaaaaaaaaggtttatctgAGGAGAGGTGACATGACAGTTCCATGCAATCTGCTGCTTTCATGCTCTGTTATGCTGCTGAAGCTCTACCAGTGGCTCAAAACGAGGCTTTTTTGTTAATGTGGCAGCAGAGGGAGAATAAAGACTACACTGGGAACAATTTTCATGCTCTTGTGCAGCCCTGTGCCCTCATTCAGGCGTATTACACAGAAAGTGGCGCTGCACACGAGTCTGATAATTGCTTTGCATTACataagtgttttgtattcaGAAGCGATCGTGCAGCTGTTACAGCTGGAACTCATTTCAACATATCTGAAATCTGCTTGGTAGCTTCATCGTTTATACTATAaccttttattatatttaatgttAAGATTTAAATCTGGAACATAATTAGTGGAGCAGAAAGTACAAAATGTGACACTGCAGGTGAGCGGGCTGTACGAGAGGAAGTGGACAGCACTGTCGCCACATGGCCGGGTTCTCTCCAAATACTCCAGCAGGAACCTGGAGATTTTGATCATTCGGATCTCATATTGTCTCGTATTCTCTGGATGTctgtcattttctttctctGGCTCCACTGCAGGAAATTTCCTGATTGAAGGAACTTAGTTCTTTAGTGCATGTCAGAGGAACCAGGGCACAAACGAAGCAACAGGAGACAGTTTGACCTCCACATTGTGCTTATTCAGGGAACTTCCAGGGTGGGAGTGGCTTACAAATCAACATTTAGCAATGAGCTAATTTCTTAAATGGTAATGGGTGACATCACAGTGGTTGTGTCCATTATCAGTCTGTGCTTCTCACTAAGCGTGCACACAACACGAACTCTGAACGGCTTCAACATAACAGAGCTGTGTGTGCTCAAATCACTTCCAACACATGAGCAGCTGTTAGatacatcagtttctttaatatttCAACAGTGCAAATTAAATCTGATTAATAAACACGACATGAGAAATACATTGCTTCACATTTCTGAATCACATCGTATTCATTGAGAACATTCTGGGATACTGAGAAATCACCTGAGAGAACGAGTTAGAAAACCTATTCAGTCTGATATGATGATTGTGATGGCGAGAGTTTACGACgacggggaaaaaaagaaagaaaaataatctgtTGATGATCGTTTCCACTACACGAGCGTCAAAACATCTGTCAAATATCGAATCCGTTTCAGTCTCACCGCTACTATACACTAAAGTCTGCAAATATATCACAGCAAGGACGAGTCACACaaatgtcttttttcttctttttcaaaataaaacatccaAAAATATTCAACATCTTACAAGATATCTAGAAGTTAAAGTCATACAAAGTGTGCAAATGTCAACGAACGCTCATGAGATGACTCCAAATGAAGGCACCATACTTTTAGATTCTACTCCATCACATGAACTGTGACCGTGGCGGCCTGTCCGATACCAAATTTGACTAAGACCCCCCcaccaaaaaaatatatatatatggaaaaaatgaaaataaaaatgaaactacaAGCAAAATAAAACCCAGTCAGCAGTGATGGAGTACCAGTTCTGCCTTGATGCCATTTAACAACCAGCCCACATTTTGACAGACTTCAGATAGAATCTGAGCTAAATATGGAAGTCATTGGTGAATTTCTTGTGGTAGTTCCCATGATACCCACAGCAGTGGTTTCAACATTGAAACCAGTAATTCTCACACTTTTTGCAAAGGACACTGGTCCATTTCCCCCTTACTAAAATACATGGACCATCCAATGTTACACTCCCATTTAAGTGAGAATTTGGCAATGAGCTAATTTCTGTATGGCTAACACTCTGTcctaacaatatatatatttttgtacaAGGGTTCAATAAATTGGCTAAAAAGGAAGAGGCTAGCAGTGATGTGGCGACCAAAGACCATCAAGACTCAATGACATTCAACTTTTTCAAGCAATGACTGGCAAAATAACCGCTCGGGGTGAGAAGTGGAAGGTTCAGCACTTTCCTCAACTTTGAGGCAAGCAAGTGCGCCGCCTACCAATGAGAGGGCAGGATAGTGCTGATTGATGAGAGCGGGTGGTAAATACATCCCCACTAGTGTTCAACCTTTGTTACCGTCTGCTCACTCACTGACATCCAAACAGTATGGCTCCTTAAAAGTCCTTCCACCTGGCTCTACCTCCTACAGTTCACAGATGATTACTACAAGCAGATGCATGTATGGAAGACCAAattaatcaaaaataaaagaccTCATATATACATCTATGTTATTACACCTAAAATATCAAAAtgcacataatttaaaaaatgactttttttatttcctttacaATTAATTTAAAATTCCTTATgtttttttgattttgttttgttcatttcagTGGTATGTCCCAGGTCATTTGATGTGTCGCTTCCTCTCATCCTTCTTTCCTCTGTACTACACTGTCTAATCAAAGGCCTGAAAACCCCCAAATGAAACTTAAAATTGAATGAAAAGGAAAATCGAAAAACGGTAAGTTTAGGAAACAAAGATATGAATTAATGTCACAGTTTATGAAATGAAGCCTACAtttgattttaatatttttaacacTTTACTGAgtcattatttcatttttaattttggcAGTTCTGGTCCTCCACAATACTTACTATTTTTGATATACACGCCTGTGTAAGCATTAAAGATATAACTAAAGTAATTACAGCAAGAAATGGTGATGCTTTCCTGGtgcaaatgttttttgtgtttagagGTACTTCTAAATTCATTAATTTAACACACGCAAAAAAAGGCAATTGCCAGTGCTATCCCTTTAGCCTCTTAGTA
The Maylandia zebra isolate NMK-2024a linkage group LG7, Mzebra_GT3a, whole genome shotgun sequence DNA segment above includes these coding regions:
- the LOC101465603 gene encoding troponin I, fast skeletal muscle — its product is MSGKKVSSSRKHQLKSLMLSIAKGILEEEEREREEAKRRYIAETCPPVSMPRTMQELQDLCKEIHRKIDGIDEERYDLEMKVNKANKEIDDLKIKVQDLMGKFKKPVLKKVRMSADAMLKALLGSKHTVNLDLRANLKQVKKEVKDEDKELRDVGDWRKNIEDKSGMDGRKKMFEAEA